From Dasypus novemcinctus isolate mDasNov1 chromosome 11, mDasNov1.1.hap2, whole genome shotgun sequence, one genomic window encodes:
- the BEND3 gene encoding BEN domain-containing protein 3 gives MNSAEFSEDVEEVLKNNTVKVETEAEDAALDCSVNSRSSEKLPLDSVFTALQDSSKRKPPGSDGQPDSAPSVKRRRLIPEALLAGMRNRENSSPCQGNGEQAGRGKSSVWPGEEDPSNDASTPSYKKPLYGISHKIMEKKNPPAGDLLNTYELFEKANPSNSPSPLRLLNEPQKRDCGSTTAAADGDPNIYFLLQKMFYMLNTLTSNMSQLHSKVDLLSLEVSRIKKQVSPTETVAKFQPPPEYQLTAPELKQIVDQSLSGGDLACRLLVQLFPELFSDVDFSHGCSACGFAAKRKLESLHLQLIRNYVEVYYPSVKDTAVWQAECLPQLNDFFSRFWAQREMEDSQPGGQVPGFFEAEQVDAGHFLDSKDQEEALSLDRSSTIASDHVVDTQDLTEFLDEASSPGEFAVFLLHRLFPELFDHRKLGEQFSCYGDGGKQELDPQRLQIIRNYTEIYFPDMQEEEAWLQQCAQRINDELEGLGLDGGSEGELPRDDCYDSSSLPDDISVVKVEDSLEGERPGRRSKKIWLVPIDFDKLDIPQPDFEVPASDCLLSKEQLRSIYESSLSIGNFASRLLVHLFPELFTHENLRKQYNCSGSLGKKQLDPARIKLIRHYVQLLYPRAKNDRVWTLEFVGKLDERCRRRDTEQRRSYQQQRKVHVPGPECRDLASYAINPERFREEFEGPPLPPERSSKDFCKIPLDELAVPSPDFPVPSPYLLSDKEVREIVQQSLSVGNFAARLLVRLFPELFTSENLRLQYNHSGACNKKQLDPTRLRLIRHYVEAVYPVEKMEEVWHYECIPSIDERCRRPNRKKCDILKKAKKVEK, from the coding sequence GCACTCCTGGCAGGCATGAGGAACCGGGAGAACAGCTCGCCCTGCCAGGGGAACGGGGAGCAGGCCGGCAGGGGCAAGAGCTCCGTGTGGCCGGGCGAGGAGGACCCCAGCAACGACGCCAGCACCCCTTCCTACAAGAAGCCCCTGTACGGCATCTCGCACAAGATCATGGAGAAGAAGAACCCCCCCGCAGGGGACCTGCTCAACACGTACGAGCTCTTCGAGAAGGCGAACCCCAGCAACAGCCCCTCACCGTTGCGGCTCCTGAATGAGCCCCAGAAACGGGACTGTGGCAGCACCACAGCGGCCGCCGACGGCGACCCCAACATCTACTTCCTGCTCCAGAAGATGTTCTACATGCTCAACACGCTCACCTCCAACATGTCCCAGCTGCACAGCAAGGTGGACCTGCTCTCCCTGGAGGTGAGCCGCATCAAGAAGCAGGTGAGCCCCACCGAGACGGTGGCCAAGTTCCAGCCGCCCCCCGAGTACCAGCTCACGGCCCCCGAGCTCAAGCAGATCGTGGACCAGAGCCTGTCGGGCGGCGACCTGGCCTGCCGCCTGCTGGTGCAGCTCTTCCCCGAGCTCTTCAGCGACGTCGACTTCTCCCACGGCTGCAGCGCCTGCGGCTTTGCCGCCAAGCGCAAGCTGGAGTCTCTGCACCTGCAGCTCATCCGCAACTACGTGGAGGTGTACTACCCCTCGGTGAAGGACACGGCCGTGTGGCAGGCCGAGTGCCTGCCACAGCTCAACGACTTCTTCAGCCGCTTCTGGGCCCAGCGGGAAATGGAGGACAGCCAGCCTGGCGGCCAGGTCCCTGGCTTCTTTGAGGCCGAGCAGGTGGACGCTGGCCACTTCCTGGACAGTAAAGACCAGGAGGAGGCTCTGTCCCTGGACCGGAGCAGCACCATTGCCTCGGACCACGTGGTGGACACGCAGGACCTCACCGAGTTCCTGGACGAAGCCTCGTCGCCGGGCGAGTTTGCCGTCTTCCTGCTCCATCGGCTCTTCCCCGAGCTCTTCGACCACCGGAAGCTGGGCGAGCAGTTCAGCTGCTACGGGGACGGCGGCAAGCAGGAGCTGGACCCGCAGAGGCTGCAGATCATCCGCAACTACACGGAGATCTACTTCCCCGACATGCAGGAGGAGGAGGCCTGGCTGCAGCAGTGTGCCCAGCGCATCAACGACGAGCTCGAGGGCCTGGGGCTGGACGGGGGCAGTGAGGGCGAGCTCCCGCGGGACGACTGCTACGACTCCTCCAGCCTGCCCGACGACATCTCTGTGGTCAAGGTGGAAGACAGCCTCGAGGGTGAGCGGCCCGGCCGCCGCTCCAAGAAGATCTGGCTGGTGCCCATCGACTTTGACAAGCTGGACATCCCACAGCCTGACTTCGAGGTGCCGGCCTCCGACTGCCTGCTCAGCAAGGAGCAGCTGCGCAGCATCTACGAGAGCAGCCTGTCCATCGGCAACTTCGCCTCGCGCCTGCTGGTGCACCTCTTCCCCGAGCTCTTCACCCACGAGAACCTGCGCAAGCAGTACAACTGCAGCGGCTCCCTGGGCAAGAAGCAGCTGGACCCGGCGCGCATCAAGCTGATTCGCCACTACGTGCAGCTGCTCTACCCGCGGGCCAAGAACGACCGCGTCTGGACTCTGGAGTTCGTGGGCAAGTTGGACGAGCGCTGCCGGCGCCGGGACACGGAGCAGAGGCGCTCTTACCAGCAGCAGCGCAAAGTGCACGTGCCAGGGCCCGAGTGCAGAGACCTGGCAAGCTATGCAATCAACCCCGAGCGGTTCCGTGAGGAATTCGAGGGGCCCCCGCTGCCCCCCGAGAGAAGCAGCAAGGACTTCTGCAAGATCCCCTTGGACGAGCTGGCAGTCCCCTCGCCTGACTTCCCGGTGCCTTCGCCGTACCTGCTGTCGGACAAGGAGGTGAGGGAGATCGTGCAGCAGAGCCTCTCGGTGGGCAACTTCGCCGCCCGGCTCCTCGTCAGGCTCTTCCCGGAGCTCTTCACCAGCGAGAACCTCCGGCTGCAGTACAACCACTCGGGGGCCTGCAACAAGAAGCAGCTGGACCCCACGCGGCTGCGGCTCATCCGCCACTACGTGGAGGCCGTCTACCCCGTGGAGAAGATGGAGGAGGTGTGGCACTATGAATGTATCCCCAGCATCGACGAGCGGTGTCGCCGCCCCAACAGGAAGAAATGCGACATCCTGAAGAAGGCCAAGAAAGTGGAGAAGTGA